One stretch of Pararhizobium qamdonense DNA includes these proteins:
- a CDS encoding outer membrane protein — MRTLITTLMASAVSLIAFSAVQAADAIDEVPAAPAAEYNEPAIKNWSGAYVGGTANWARGEYDATGGRGAAGFGGGLYGGYNMQSGNIVYGAEADVNYGDNDTRNNARRMEQGVNGSVRGRVGYDLNPVLLYGTAGVAATSVKATANGGGSDKNTLIGWTAGAGAETFVTDNVTARVEYRYSDYGSKNFNTGGSRVSSGYDEHSVRVGMGVKF; from the coding sequence ATGCGTACTCTCATCACCACTCTTATGGCATCTGCCGTATCCCTCATCGCTTTCTCCGCCGTTCAGGCCGCTGATGCGATCGACGAAGTTCCGGCGGCTCCGGCTGCCGAATACAATGAACCGGCCATCAAGAACTGGTCGGGTGCCTATGTCGGTGGTACCGCCAACTGGGCCCGCGGCGAGTATGACGCAACCGGCGGCCGTGGTGCGGCTGGCTTCGGCGGCGGCCTTTATGGCGGCTACAACATGCAGAGCGGTAATATCGTTTACGGTGCGGAAGCCGATGTCAATTACGGCGACAACGACACCCGTAACAATGCCCGCCGCATGGAACAGGGTGTCAACGGTTCGGTCCGTGGCCGCGTCGGTTACGACCTGAACCCGGTCCTTCTCTATGGTACGGCCGGTGTGGCCGCCACCAGCGTCAAGGCGACTGCCAATGGCGGCGGTTCGGACAAGAACACGCTGATTGGCTGGACAGCCGGTGCCGGTGCCGAAACATTCGTCACCGACAACGTCACGGCCCGCGTCGAGTATCGCTACTCCGACTACGGTTCGAAGAACTTCAACACCGGCGGCAGCCGCGTTTCGTCGGGCTACGACGAACACAGCGTTCGCGTCGGT
- a CDS encoding SDR family oxidoreductase, whose product MRTPLKTALVTGGARRIGKAIVEDLAAHGFAVAIHANTSLADAEELAAGIRARGGQAAVVAADLADSASTQTLLQKANAALGPVGLLVNNASLFKKDSLDEFDETIWDRHFAVHVKAPSLLARDFAAQLPQDHSGLIVNIIDQRVWAPNPRFYSYMLSKSALLTATKTMAQTLAPAIRVNGIGPGPTLPNERQNSVDFDRQVETLILKRGPQLDEFGRAIRFLLETPSITGQMIALDGGQHLAWQTPDILEIVE is encoded by the coding sequence ATGAGGACACCTTTGAAGACGGCGCTGGTCACCGGCGGTGCCCGGCGCATCGGCAAGGCTATCGTCGAGGATCTGGCGGCGCATGGCTTTGCCGTCGCCATCCACGCCAATACGTCGCTGGCAGACGCTGAAGAGCTTGCTGCCGGAATTCGCGCGCGCGGTGGTCAGGCTGCGGTAGTGGCCGCCGACCTTGCCGATAGCGCCTCGACGCAGACGCTGCTGCAAAAGGCCAATGCCGCGCTCGGACCGGTCGGCCTTCTCGTCAATAATGCCTCGCTGTTCAAGAAGGATAGCCTTGACGAGTTCGACGAGACGATCTGGGACCGGCATTTTGCCGTCCATGTCAAAGCGCCGTCCCTGCTTGCGCGTGATTTTGCCGCCCAGTTGCCGCAGGACCATTCCGGGCTGATCGTCAATATCATCGATCAGCGGGTCTGGGCTCCCAATCCGAGATTTTATTCCTATATGTTGTCGAAGTCGGCTCTGTTGACGGCGACGAAAACCATGGCACAAACGCTGGCACCGGCGATCCGCGTCAACGGCATCGGGCCCGGCCCGACTTTGCCGAACGAGCGGCAAAATAGCGTGGATTTCGACAGGCAGGTGGAGACGCTGATCCTGAAGCGCGGGCCGCAGCTGGACGAATTCGGCCGGGCGATCCGGTTTCTGCTTGAGACGCCGTCGATCACCGGGCAGATGATCGCCCTTGACGGCGGCCAGCATCTGGCCTGGCAAACGCCGGATATTTTGGAGATTGTGGAATGA
- the uvrC gene encoding excinuclease ABC subunit UvrC, with translation MNGRVPNDGGILYDENASDEEDLIEVPDAAAPAPILDWAETSAIPDGLRGADLIQAFVKRLPNSPGVYRMFNEAGDVLYVGKARSLKKRVSNYAQGRLHSNRLTKMVRETAHMEFVTTRTEIEALLLEANLIKRLRPRFNVLLRDDKSFPYILVTGDSRAPALYKHRGARSRKGDFFGPFASAGAVGRTINSLQRAFLLRTCTDSVFESRTRPCLLHQIKRCAAPCTHEISDADYAELVTEAKDFLSGKSQAVKATISAAMSDASENLDFERAALYRDRLAALSHVQSHQGINPSGVEEADVFAIHHEGGVSCIQVFFFRTGQNWGNRAYFPKADPTLTSAEVLSAFLAQFYDDKPCPRQILLCETVEEQDLLGEALTEKSGYKVAILVPQRGEKKDLVDHAVANAREAHGRKLAETASQSRLLEGFATTFKLERTPRRIEVYDNSHIMGTNAVGGMVVAGPEGFVKSQYRKFNIKSTDITPGDDFGMMKEVMMRRFSRLLKEEGKPDRSVETNEDSAFPAWPDVILIDGGQGQMTAVRAILKELDIEDCVIAIGVAKGVDREAGRERFFPPAGSRDGFSLPPRDPVLYFIQRMRDEAHRFAIGSHRARRKKEMIKNPLDEIGGIGPTRKRALLHHFGTAKAVSRAGINDLTSVEGISEAVARLVYDHFHEDSAKK, from the coding sequence ATGAACGGGCGCGTGCCCAATGATGGCGGCATTCTCTATGATGAAAATGCCAGCGACGAGGAAGACCTGATCGAAGTGCCGGACGCGGCTGCGCCGGCGCCGATTCTCGATTGGGCGGAGACCAGCGCCATTCCCGACGGTCTGCGCGGCGCCGACCTGATCCAGGCCTTTGTCAAGCGCCTGCCCAACAGCCCCGGCGTCTACCGCATGTTCAACGAGGCGGGCGACGTTCTCTATGTCGGCAAGGCGCGCAGCCTGAAGAAGCGCGTCAGCAACTATGCGCAAGGCCGGCTGCATTCCAACCGGCTGACCAAGATGGTGCGCGAAACCGCCCATATGGAATTCGTGACGACGCGCACCGAGATCGAGGCGCTGCTGCTCGAAGCCAACCTGATCAAGCGCCTGCGGCCGCGCTTCAACGTGCTTTTGCGCGACGACAAGTCGTTTCCCTATATTCTGGTGACCGGCGACAGCCGGGCACCCGCACTCTACAAGCATCGCGGCGCGCGCAGCCGCAAGGGCGATTTCTTCGGCCCCTTCGCGTCCGCCGGCGCCGTCGGCCGCACCATCAATTCGCTGCAGCGCGCCTTTCTCCTGCGCACCTGCACCGACAGCGTCTTTGAAAGCCGCACCCGCCCCTGTCTGCTGCACCAGATCAAGCGTTGCGCCGCGCCCTGTACCCATGAGATCAGCGACGCCGATTATGCCGAGCTCGTCACCGAGGCCAAGGATTTCCTGTCGGGCAAGAGCCAGGCGGTGAAGGCGACGATTTCGGCTGCGATGAGCGATGCGTCTGAAAATCTCGATTTCGAGCGGGCCGCCCTCTACCGCGACCGGTTGGCTGCGCTTTCGCATGTCCAGAGCCACCAGGGCATCAATCCGTCCGGGGTCGAGGAGGCCGATGTCTTTGCCATCCATCACGAGGGCGGCGTTTCCTGCATCCAGGTGTTCTTTTTCCGCACCGGCCAGAACTGGGGCAACCGCGCCTATTTCCCGAAAGCCGACCCGACGCTCACATCGGCCGAGGTGCTCAGCGCCTTCCTCGCCCAGTTTTACGACGACAAACCCTGTCCGCGGCAGATCCTGCTTTGCGAGACCGTCGAGGAACAGGATCTGCTCGGCGAGGCGCTGACGGAAAAATCCGGCTACAAGGTCGCGATCCTGGTGCCGCAACGCGGCGAGAAGAAAGATCTGGTCGATCATGCCGTTGCCAATGCCCGCGAGGCGCATGGCCGCAAGCTGGCCGAAACCGCCTCGCAGTCGCGGCTGCTCGAGGGCTTTGCCACGACGTTCAAGCTTGAGCGCACGCCGCGCCGCATCGAGGTCTACGATAACTCCCACATCATGGGCACCAATGCCGTCGGCGGCATGGTGGTGGCGGGACCGGAAGGCTTCGTCAAAAGCCAGTACCGCAAGTTCAACATCAAATCGACCGACATCACGCCCGGCGACGACTTCGGAATGATGAAGGAAGTGATGATGCGGCGGTTTTCGCGCCTGTTGAAGGAAGAGGGCAAGCCCGACCGCAGCGTCGAAACCAACGAGGATAGCGCGTTTCCGGCCTGGCCCGATGTGATCCTGATCGATGGTGGCCAGGGGCAGATGACGGCGGTGCGCGCCATTTTGAAAGAGTTGGACATCGAGGATTGCGTCATCGCCATCGGCGTCGCCAAGGGCGTCGATCGCGAGGCCGGACGCGAGCGGTTCTTTCCGCCGGCAGGCAGCCGCGACGGTTTCTCATTGCCGCCGCGCGATCCCGTGCTCTATTTCATCCAGCGCATGCGCGACGAGGCGCACCGGTTTGCCATCGGCTCCCACCGGGCGCGGCGCAAGAAGGAAATGATCAAAAACCCGCTCGACGAGATCGGCGGCATCGGCCCGACGCGCAAGCGCGCCCTGCTGCATCATTTCGGCACCGCCAAGGCCGTGTCACGCGCCGGGATCAACGACCTCACATCCGTCGAGGGTATTTCGGAGGCGGTGGCGCGGCTGGTCTATGACCATTTCCATGAGGACAGCGCGAAAAAATAG
- a CDS encoding helix-turn-helix transcriptional regulator, translated as MSDAMTLIDRIYEAAVIPELWPDVCASLAEEIGSFSAGIMTIDTDSTLRWVCSPNIAEQMDLYAASDLKLPNPRPERSMQLSPMAFARDIDLMTPEEIAADPVYNTYLRPKGLGWSMGAVMVEPSGHTLIFDMIGRSSDGPFSAGALERANSLKGDLSRAALIASRMVFRQAESIAATLALIGLPAAVLGGDNRVLAMNADMEALSPRIRTGAGDRISLKNPTANSLVLAALEQLLLAPASNVQSIPLSAEQGLPALILHLLPVRRKARDVFSRSLAVLIATPVGQAGPPDMRVLSGLFDLTPGEARVARELASGVSLEAVSIKLGLKLETVRTYLKRIFLKTGTRRQAELTYMLSGLGRL; from the coding sequence ATGTCCGATGCGATGACGCTGATTGACCGAATCTACGAAGCCGCCGTTATCCCCGAGCTGTGGCCGGACGTCTGCGCCAGCCTGGCCGAGGAAATCGGCAGTTTCTCCGCCGGCATCATGACCATCGATACGGATTCGACGCTCCGCTGGGTCTGTTCGCCCAATATTGCCGAACAGATGGATCTCTATGCGGCGAGCGATCTGAAATTGCCCAATCCTCGTCCCGAGCGCTCGATGCAACTGTCGCCAATGGCGTTTGCCCGCGATATCGACCTGATGACCCCGGAGGAAATTGCCGCCGATCCCGTCTATAACACATATTTGCGGCCGAAGGGACTGGGCTGGAGCATGGGGGCGGTCATGGTGGAGCCGTCCGGCCACACGCTGATCTTCGACATGATCGGCCGCAGCAGTGACGGGCCTTTCTCGGCCGGCGCGCTCGAGCGTGCCAACAGCCTGAAAGGCGACCTGTCCCGCGCCGCGCTTATTGCGTCGCGCATGGTGTTCCGGCAGGCGGAAAGCATCGCGGCAACGCTTGCATTGATCGGTCTTCCCGCCGCAGTTCTTGGAGGCGACAATCGGGTTCTGGCGATGAATGCGGATATGGAGGCGCTGTCGCCGCGCATTCGCACCGGTGCCGGCGACAGGATTTCCCTGAAAAACCCGACGGCAAACAGCCTGGTTCTGGCGGCGCTGGAGCAATTGCTGCTGGCGCCGGCCTCCAACGTCCAGTCCATCCCGCTTTCGGCGGAACAGGGCCTGCCGGCGCTGATCCTGCATCTGCTGCCGGTGCGGCGAAAGGCCCGCGATGTCTTTTCCAGGAGCCTTGCGGTGCTGATCGCAACCCCGGTCGGCCAGGCCGGTCCGCCCGATATGCGGGTGCTGAGCGGCCTGTTCGATCTGACGCCCGGCGAGGCAAGGGTCGCCCGCGAACTGGCCTCCGGGGTCAGCCTGGAGGCCGTGTCGATCAAGCTCGGCCTGAAGCTGGAAACGGTCCGGACCTACCTGAAGCGCATCTTCCTCAAGACCGGCACCCGCCGCCAGGCGGAACTGACCTATATGCTCTCGGGCCTCGGGCGGCTCTAA
- the pgsA gene encoding CDP-diacylglycerol--glycerol-3-phosphate 3-phosphatidyltransferase yields MSTTPAAYNIPNLLTYGRILAVPLIVLCFFIEGRLQSSDTARWTALGLFAVASITDFFDGYLARIWQQTSNIGRMLDPIADKLLVASVLLLVAADGTIAGWSIWAAIIILCREILVSGLREYLAALKVSVPVTRIAKWKTTIQMVAIAFLLAGPAGDKVLPYTTEMGIGLLWLAAAITLYTGYDYFRAGLKHMVD; encoded by the coding sequence ATGTCCACCACGCCTGCCGCCTACAACATTCCCAATCTCCTGACCTATGGCCGTATTCTGGCCGTGCCGCTGATCGTCCTGTGTTTCTTCATCGAAGGCAGGCTGCAGAGCTCGGATACCGCCCGCTGGACGGCGCTGGGGCTTTTCGCCGTCGCCTCGATCACCGATTTCTTCGATGGCTATCTGGCGCGGATCTGGCAGCAGACCTCCAATATCGGCCGCATGCTCGATCCGATCGCCGACAAGCTTCTCGTCGCGTCCGTGCTGCTGCTCGTCGCTGCCGACGGCACGATCGCAGGCTGGTCGATCTGGGCTGCGATCATCATCCTGTGCCGTGAAATCCTGGTGTCGGGCCTGCGCGAATATCTGGCCGCGCTGAAGGTCAGCGTGCCGGTTACCCGCATTGCGAAGTGGAAGACGACCATCCAGATGGTCGCCATCGCCTTCCTGCTGGCAGGCCCCGCCGGCGACAAGGTGCTTCCCTACACGACCGAAATGGGCATCGGCCTTCTCTGGCTGGCTGCCGCCATCACGCTCTACACCGGCTACGATTATTTTCGCGCCGGCCTCAAGCACATGGTCGACTGA
- the moaD gene encoding molybdopterin converting factor subunit 1: protein MASVNLVYFAWVRERIGRGEETLELPDTVITAGDLLTHLKTLGEEYETALEHENVIRVAINQEHVEHHETIAGAREIALFPPMTGG, encoded by the coding sequence ATGGCGAGCGTCAACCTCGTCTATTTCGCCTGGGTGCGCGAGCGGATCGGCCGAGGCGAGGAAACGCTGGAGCTTCCCGACACCGTCATCACCGCCGGCGATCTGCTGACCCATCTGAAGACGCTTGGCGAGGAATACGAGACGGCGCTCGAACATGAAAACGTCATCCGCGTTGCCATCAACCAGGAACATGTCGAGCACCACGAAACCATCGCCGGGGCGCGGGAAATCGCGCTTTTCCCGCCGATGACCGGGGGCTGA
- a CDS encoding molybdenum cofactor biosynthesis protein MoaE produces MSGVPVTVRIQRGDFDLAAEVRALSSGRHDIGAVVTFSGLCRDEAGTLSALELEHYPGMATAEITRICHEAAARFCLQAVTAIHRYGTIAPGENIVLVVTASPHRQAAFDGANFIMDFLKTAAPFWKKEHAADGSTGGWVSAKDDDDSARDRWSQ; encoded by the coding sequence TTGAGCGGCGTGCCTGTCACGGTTCGCATCCAGCGCGGCGATTTCGATCTTGCTGCGGAAGTCAGAGCGCTGTCCTCCGGCCGCCACGATATCGGTGCTGTCGTGACCTTTTCCGGCCTTTGCCGGGACGAGGCGGGCACGCTCAGCGCCCTTGAACTCGAGCACTATCCCGGCATGGCCACCGCTGAGATCACCCGGATCTGCCACGAAGCCGCCGCCCGCTTTTGCCTGCAGGCGGTGACTGCCATCCATCGCTACGGCACAATCGCACCCGGCGAAAACATCGTCCTCGTCGTCACCGCCTCGCCGCACCGGCAGGCAGCCTTCGACGGCGCCAATTTCATCATGGATTTCCTGAAGACCGCAGCGCCGTTTTGGAAGAAGGAACATGCGGCCGATGGCAGCACCGGCGGCTGGGTCAGCGCCAAGGATGACGACGACAGCGCAAGGGACCGCTGGTCTCAATGA
- a CDS encoding branched-chain amino acid ABC transporter permease, with protein sequence MAYFLQQLASALPIAALYALLAFGYSIAFAVTRRADLTYGALFGFAGQIFLLFSDFAWNRLWLVLPAALAVGAVSALVYTLGAGLLIGRSIMHRLAATSANTVVVVSLAIALVLMELSRIAAQTRSLWLPPFLNTPVTLFADPHFPVTLTVVQLLNTGLMLAIVAVAHLFLARSAWGRAWRAVSDDAGAAALCGVDGRRVFIAAYGFSALLAAIAGILATAYYGTMDFGAGIVFGVKVLFIAAIGGQTAPVLAAVGAAAMGLSETLWSAYGPMLWRDFAIFSFLVLLLVLTRKEQFQP encoded by the coding sequence ATGGCCTATTTTCTGCAGCAGCTTGCCAGCGCCCTGCCTATCGCAGCCCTTTATGCGCTGCTGGCTTTCGGCTATTCCATCGCCTTCGCTGTCACCCGCCGCGCGGATCTCACCTATGGTGCGCTGTTTGGTTTTGCCGGGCAAATCTTTCTGCTGTTTTCCGATTTCGCCTGGAACCGGCTGTGGCTGGTGCTGCCGGCCGCGCTTGCGGTCGGGGCGGTGTCGGCGCTGGTCTATACGCTGGGAGCCGGGCTTTTGATCGGCCGTTCGATCATGCACAGGCTGGCGGCGACCTCGGCCAACACCGTGGTGGTGGTCTCGCTTGCCATCGCGCTGGTGCTGATGGAACTGTCGCGGATTGCGGCGCAGACGCGCAGCCTCTGGCTGCCGCCATTCCTCAACACACCGGTAACGCTCTTTGCGGATCCGCATTTTCCGGTGACGCTGACGGTGGTGCAGCTTTTGAACACGGGCCTGATGCTGGCCATTGTCGCAGTGGCGCATCTGTTTCTTGCGCGCTCGGCCTGGGGCCGCGCCTGGCGGGCCGTGTCAGACGATGCCGGGGCGGCGGCTCTTTGCGGCGTCGATGGCCGCCGTGTCTTCATCGCGGCCTACGGGTTCTCCGCATTGCTGGCCGCGATCGCGGGCATTCTTGCGACCGCCTATTACGGCACGATGGATTTCGGCGCAGGCATCGTCTTTGGCGTCAAGGTCCTGTTCATCGCGGCAATCGGCGGCCAGACGGCGCCGGTTCTGGCGGCTGTGGGGGCGGCAGCGATGGGGCTGAGCGAAACGCTCTGGAGCGCCTATGGACCGATGCTGTGGCGGGACTTTGCCATCTTCTCGTTCCTGGTTCTGTTGCTCGTTCTGACGCGCAAGGAGCAGTTTCAGCCTTGA
- a CDS encoding CGNR zinc finger domain-containing protein: MTFAWTQHRFSGGALALDVANSVILRFDTERRIDRYADPVALDGFAAAANRFSAEKHLFGTLEPVTPENHAAFLDLREATDRHFRATVLGTPTGDGLADLLDAASVIIRRHKASTAPLDGAPLDAATARSALMLAASGEPERLKICPNCQWLFLDRSRNRSRTWCDMTVCGNRAKASRHYQRQKKELTA; encoded by the coding sequence ATGACCTTTGCCTGGACCCAGCACCGTTTTTCGGGCGGTGCGCTTGCTCTCGATGTCGCCAATTCGGTGATCCTGCGCTTCGACACGGAGCGGCGGATCGACCGCTATGCCGATCCCGTTGCGCTGGACGGCTTTGCCGCAGCCGCCAACCGCTTTTCCGCAGAAAAACATCTGTTCGGGACGCTGGAGCCCGTGACGCCCGAAAACCACGCTGCATTTCTGGATTTGCGCGAGGCAACCGACCGGCATTTTCGTGCGACTGTTCTGGGCACCCCCACCGGCGACGGCCTGGCCGACCTGCTCGATGCGGCTTCCGTGATCATCCGCAGGCACAAGGCTTCAACCGCCCCGCTCGATGGCGCCCCGCTCGATGCCGCGACGGCGCGTTCGGCGCTGATGCTTGCGGCATCGGGCGAGCCGGAGCGGCTGAAAATCTGCCCCAATTGCCAATGGCTGTTTCTCGATCGCAGCCGCAACCGCAGCCGCACCTGGTGCGACATGACGGTCTGCGGCAACCGCGCCAAGGCCAGCCGCCACTACCAGCGCCAGAAGAAGGAGTTGACCGCATGA
- the ndk gene encoding nucleoside-diphosphate kinase encodes MAIERTFSMIKPDATKRNLTGAITKMLEDAGLRVVASKRVWMSTREAEGFYAVHKERPFFGELVEGMTSGPTIVQVLEGEGAILKNREIMGATNPANADEGTIRKTHALSIGENSVHGSDAPETAAQEIKYWFSDTEIVG; translated from the coding sequence ATGGCGATTGAACGCACATTTTCGATGATCAAGCCGGACGCAACCAAGCGGAACCTGACGGGCGCCATCACCAAGATGCTCGAAGACGCAGGCCTGCGCGTCGTCGCGTCCAAGCGCGTCTGGATGAGCACGCGCGAAGCCGAAGGCTTCTACGCCGTTCACAAGGAACGTCCTTTCTTCGGCGAACTGGTTGAAGGCATGACCTCCGGCCCGACCATCGTCCAGGTTCTGGAAGGCGAAGGCGCCATCCTGAAGAACCGCGAAATCATGGGCGCGACCAACCCGGCCAATGCCGACGAAGGCACGATCCGCAAGACACACGCCCTGTCGATCGGCGAAAATTCGGTTCACGGTTCCGATGCTCCGGAAACCGCTGCCCAGGAAATCAAGTACTGGTTCTCCGACACCGAAATCGTCGGCTGA
- a CDS encoding glutathione S-transferase family protein, with translation MNRTLYALCGADRSRPFSPHVWKTMLSLAHKGLDYDTRAVGFTEIPAIENGATALVPVLRDGDRLIRDSFDIALYLEKTYPDKPSLFGGEGGQAMARFIESWSQLTLHPALARIILMDIHDSLAPVDQAFFRTSREHRFGMSLEAVAQTGIEEQKTFAAKLEPLRTTLKRQPFIGGETPLFSDYVVFGPLQWARVVSPKRILEPGDPVRDWFERCLDLHDGAGRSVTAA, from the coding sequence ATGAACCGCACACTCTATGCCCTTTGCGGCGCCGACAGAAGCCGGCCGTTTTCGCCGCATGTCTGGAAGACAATGCTGTCGCTCGCCCACAAGGGGCTGGACTACGATACCAGGGCGGTCGGGTTTACCGAGATACCGGCGATCGAAAACGGCGCGACGGCGCTGGTACCGGTGCTGCGCGACGGCGATCGTCTCATCCGTGACAGTTTCGATATCGCGCTTTATCTGGAAAAGACCTATCCGGATAAGCCGTCGCTGTTTGGCGGCGAGGGCGGCCAGGCCATGGCGCGGTTCATCGAAAGCTGGTCGCAGCTGACATTGCACCCGGCGCTGGCGCGGATCATCCTGATGGATATCCACGACAGCCTGGCACCGGTCGATCAGGCGTTTTTCCGCACGTCGCGCGAACACCGCTTCGGGATGAGCCTTGAGGCGGTCGCGCAAACCGGGATCGAGGAGCAAAAAACCTTTGCCGCCAAGCTGGAGCCGCTGCGCACCACGCTGAAGAGGCAGCCATTCATCGGCGGCGAAACGCCGCTATTTTCCGACTATGTCGTCTTTGGTCCGCTGCAATGGGCGCGCGTCGTCTCGCCAAAGCGGATTCTGGAGCCGGGCGATCCGGTCCGCGACTGGTTCGAGCGCTGCCTCGATCTTCATGATGGTGCCGGGCGCTCCGTGACAGCGGCGTGA
- a CDS encoding DinB family protein, producing MLDHYRMFADYNRWANRLVYDAAGDLSDAHYRENKGAFFGSLHATLNHILAADRIWMKRFTGTGDAPSKLDTILFDTFAGLSAARAEEDERIAAWIAGLSEDDLAGRFTYTPVSNPLPVTQRLAPTLTHVFNHQTHHRGQCHMTLTALGAPSLALDMSYFLRVPAYRQYAD from the coding sequence ATGCTCGATCACTACCGGATGTTTGCCGATTACAATCGCTGGGCCAACCGCCTCGTCTATGATGCCGCCGGCGATCTTAGCGATGCGCATTACCGCGAGAACAAGGGCGCCTTCTTCGGCTCGCTGCATGCCACGCTCAACCACATCCTGGCCGCAGACCGGATCTGGATGAAGCGCTTCACCGGCACCGGCGATGCGCCGTCAAAGCTCGACACGATCCTGTTCGACACGTTTGCCGGCCTCTCGGCCGCCCGCGCCGAAGAAGACGAGCGCATCGCCGCGTGGATCGCCGGCCTCAGCGAAGACGATCTTGCCGGCCGCTTCACCTATACGCCGGTCAGCAATCCCCTGCCCGTCACCCAGCGCCTCGCGCCAACCCTTACCCACGTCTTCAACCACCAGACCCACCATCGTGGCCAGTGCCACATGACGCTGACGGCGCTTGGGGCTCCGAGCCTCGCTCTCGACATGAGCTATTTCCTACGGGTGCCGGCATACCGGCAGTATGCGGATTGA
- a CDS encoding low temperature requirement protein A, with amino-acid sequence MPGERGNWLRTEEPDQTSASFPELFFDLVFVFALVQLSHTLASDFGPTAAFESALLVLAIWWVWINTTWVTNLLHTGKEAVRLMLFCMMFGGVLLALALPEAFGEHGLMFALIYCAMQVGRSLFTLYAYRGVDDASFMTFVRITLWSLASSVFWLAGAMMELEGRLALWSLALVIDYASPALRYAVPGLGKSPPETLDVSGEHMAERCALFVIICLGETILTTGKNAADHMNSNTTFAVFCAAFLSTGFMWWIYFHHGQEDAADKAENTSQPESVAHNLFTYGHLPIIAGIILTAVGEDFSLSHAQEDSSLKNALAMIGGPVLFLAGNVWVKMAVAHKIPVSHLAGLVLLAATAVLVPFTSNYVIQITATAVLFVVALWEYWALQPGKDAAA; translated from the coding sequence ATGCCGGGTGAACGCGGCAACTGGCTGCGCACCGAAGAGCCCGATCAGACCAGCGCCAGCTTTCCCGAGCTGTTCTTCGACCTGGTCTTCGTCTTTGCGCTCGTACAGCTGTCGCATACGCTCGCCTCCGATTTCGGGCCGACGGCGGCGTTCGAATCGGCACTTCTGGTGCTGGCGATCTGGTGGGTCTGGATCAACACGACCTGGGTCACCAACCTGCTCCACACCGGCAAGGAAGCCGTCCGGCTGATGCTGTTCTGCATGATGTTCGGCGGCGTGCTTCTGGCGCTGGCGCTGCCGGAAGCCTTTGGCGAACACGGGCTGATGTTTGCCCTGATCTACTGCGCCATGCAGGTAGGCCGCTCGCTGTTCACGCTCTATGCCTATCGCGGCGTTGACGACGCCTCCTTCATGACCTTCGTGCGTATCACGCTGTGGTCGCTGGCATCCTCCGTCTTCTGGCTTGCCGGCGCGATGATGGAGCTTGAAGGCCGGCTTGCCCTGTGGAGCCTGGCGCTCGTCATCGACTATGCCTCGCCCGCACTGCGCTATGCCGTACCGGGGCTTGGAAAATCGCCACCGGAAACGCTGGATGTTTCCGGCGAGCATATGGCCGAGCGCTGCGCGCTGTTTGTGATCATCTGCCTTGGCGAAACCATTTTGACCACCGGCAAGAATGCCGCCGATCATATGAACTCGAACACGACCTTCGCCGTGTTCTGCGCCGCCTTCCTCTCCACCGGCTTCATGTGGTGGATCTATTTCCATCACGGACAGGAGGATGCTGCCGACAAGGCGGAAAATACCTCGCAGCCGGAAAGCGTGGCGCACAACCTGTTTACCTACGGCCATCTGCCGATCATCGCGGGTATCATCCTGACTGCGGTCGGCGAGGATTTCAGCCTGTCGCATGCGCAGGAGGACAGTTCGCTGAAAAACGCGCTGGCGATGATCGGCGGGCCGGTCCTGTTTCTGGCCGGCAATGTCTGGGTGAAGATGGCGGTCGCCCACAAAATTCCGGTCTCGCATCTGGCGGGGCTCGTGCTGCTGGCCGCGACCGCAGTGCTCGTGCCGTTTACCAGCAATTACGTCATCCAGATCACCGCCACTGCGGTTCTGTTCGTGGTTGCCCTTTGGGAATATTGGGCTTTGCAGCCGGGAAAAGACGCGGCCGCTTGA